Proteins co-encoded in one Desulfitobacterium hafniense DCB-2 genomic window:
- a CDS encoding YidC/Oxa1 family membrane protein insertase — protein MSTFVVWMTELLKWLYNLTDLVGFASYGLAIILLTIIIKTLIYPLTWKQMKSMRKTMEIQPKLQEIQKKYKNNPEKLNQETMELYKKHNLNPAGGCLPLLVQLPIFWALYNTLFHFDNYIADPSQAMFLWFSITENGNLVLAILAGATTFLQTKLTTASNPAMKAQNNTGKPDAAQSTQKMMLYFMPLFMAYITWTVPSGLGLYFFTMNIVSVLQQLYINRKLNKEQVEVA, from the coding sequence GTGAGTACATTTGTTGTATGGATGACCGAGTTGCTGAAATGGTTATATAATTTAACCGATTTGGTTGGTTTCGCCAGCTATGGTTTGGCGATTATTCTTCTTACTATTATTATCAAAACCTTGATTTACCCTCTTACCTGGAAGCAGATGAAATCCATGCGCAAGACGATGGAAATTCAGCCTAAGCTTCAAGAGATTCAGAAAAAATATAAAAATAACCCTGAAAAGCTCAATCAGGAAACCATGGAGCTTTATAAGAAGCATAATCTCAATCCGGCCGGGGGCTGTTTGCCTTTACTTGTTCAATTGCCGATTTTCTGGGCTTTGTATAATACCCTCTTTCATTTTGATAACTATATTGCCGATCCCAGTCAAGCGATGTTTTTATGGTTCAGCATCACCGAGAACGGCAACTTGGTTCTCGCCATCCTGGCAGGTGCCACAACCTTTTTGCAAACAAAGCTTACTACGGCATCCAATCCGGCTATGAAGGCTCAAAACAACACTGGAAAGCCTGACGCTGCTCAGTCAACCCAAAAGATGATGCTTTATTTCATGCCTCTGTTTATGGCCTATATTACTTGGACTGTGCCTTCAGGCCTTGGTTTGTACTTTTTTACGATGAATATTGTTTCTGTTTTGCAACAGCTTTATATTAATCGCAAATTGAACAAAGAACAGGTCGAGGTTGCCTAA
- the yidD gene encoding membrane protein insertion efficiency factor YidD gives MMKRLLIGMIRIYQRYISPLKRPSCRFYPTCSEYSIQAIQKYGVVKGCWKSFVRILKCHPFHPGGYDPV, from the coding sequence TTGATGAAGCGTTTATTAATTGGTATGATTCGGATTTATCAACGCTATATTTCGCCTCTTAAACGACCATCCTGTCGTTTTTACCCCACATGTTCTGAATATTCTATTCAAGCGATACAAAAGTACGGGGTTGTTAAAGGCTGCTGGAAATCCTTTGTCAGGATTTTAAAATGCCATCCCTTTCACCCTGGTGGTTATGATCCAGTTTAA
- the rnpA gene encoding ribonuclease P protein component: protein MLQRSLRLRQKSLYRKVFAQGKSFSGKYVVIYVAEGPSRFGFIASKKVGNAVVRNRAKRLMREVIRLHLAEMKENTQIICIARSSIKGVSYSQVENSLLKSLYKAKVIKDR from the coding sequence CAAAAATCTCTTTATAGAAAGGTTTTTGCACAAGGGAAAAGTTTCTCCGGCAAATATGTAGTCATCTATGTAGCAGAGGGCCCCTCACGGTTCGGGTTTATTGCTTCCAAAAAGGTCGGCAATGCCGTTGTTCGTAATCGGGCTAAACGTTTGATGAGAGAAGTCATCCGGCTTCATCTTGCGGAGATGAAAGAAAATACGCAAATAATTTGTATTGCCCGTTCCTCAATTAAAGGAGTTTCCTATTCTCAAGTAGAAAATAGTCTTTTGAAAAGCTTATATAAAGCAAAGGTTATAAAGGACCGTTGA